TTCGCCCGAAGATATTGACTGTGAGGTTGGAACTTTTGGAATACCAGAGTTTGGAACAAGATTTGTAAGGCAAATGCTAATAGAGACAAAGCCAAAATCGTTTGCAGAACTTGTAAGAATTTCTGGGCTTTCGCACGGGACAAATGTGTGGACAAACAATGCACAGGACCTTGTTAGAAATGGCATTGCAACCCTAAAAGAGGTAATTTCCACCCGCGATGACATAATGCTTTACCTTATTCAAAAAGGTGTGCAGCCAAAGGATAGTTTCAGGATAATGGAGGATGTTCGAAAAGGTAAAGGTTTAAAGCCAGAAGATGAAGAGCTTTTAAGGGCTCATGGTGTGCCCGAGTGGTATATAGAAAGTTGTAAAAAAATCACATATATGTTTCCAAAAGCTCACGCAGCGGCATATGTTATGATGGCGTTCAGGATTGCATATTTTAAGGTGCATTACAAAGAAGCCTTTTATGCCACCTACTTTACAGTCAGAGCAGATGACTTTGACTATGCAACAATACTAAAGGGAAGAGAATTTATAAGACAGAAGATCAGGGATATGGAGAATAGAATAAATACACTGTCTCCGAAGGACAAAAACCTTCTTACCGTGCTTGAGATAGCAAATGAGATGCTGGCAAGGGGGCTTAAGTTTTATCCGGTTGATTTAAATGAATCGGATGCAGAGAGGTTTATAATAAAAGATGGTGGGCTTTTGATTCCATTCAATGCTCTGCCGAATGTTGGAGTTGCTGCTGCACGCAATATTGTTGAGGCAAGAAAAGAAGGAAGGTTTTTATCGGTTGATGACCTTCAAAGAAGAGCAAAGCTGAACAAACAGGTAATTGAAATACTTGCACAGTACAGGGTTTTGAAAGACTTGCCACAGACAAGCCAGCTGAGCTTTTTTTAAATTACAAACGGAAGGGATATAGAGATGAGAGCAGTTATTATCTCAAGTGGCAATGTAGAAGACAGGGGTTTTTATGAAGAATATATTGAAAATGCAGATTTTTTAGTTTGTTGTGATGGGGGCGCGAATATTGCATACAAGTACAATTTTTTGCCAGACTTAATAGTGGGAGACTTTGACTCTGTTGATGGAAGTGTTCTGGAATATTTTAGAAACAAAAATGTGAAGATTCTGGAATATCCGTGTGAAAAAGACAAAACCGATACACAGATTGCTGTTGAAATTTTAGCAGAAAAAGGATTTGATGAAATTGTCATGCTTTCCTGCACAGGGAAAAGGATAGACCATGTGTTAGCAAATATAACACTTTTATACTACCTTCTTGAGCGCAATATAAGTAGTTTTATTGTTGATAGAAATAACATGATTACAATGACAAAAGATAAAATAAAGATCGAAGGGAAAAAAGGATGTATTTTATCTTTGCTACCATATACCAAAACTGTAAGAGGCATTTCAACAAAAGGATTGTATTATGTACTAAAAGATGGTAGCATGGAGTTTGGCAATCCTTATGGTATATCAAATGTTATTATAGAAGATGAAGCAATTGTTGAAGTAAAAGAGGGAGTATTATTGGTAATATTATCAAATGATTAAACTTAGAGAAAAATAATCATACTAAAAAGTAAAGCTGCTATTAAAAAAAGGTCAAATATTATGATTGGATTTATAATGACCCTGATTGTTGCAGCAATTGCAGGTTATATTGGTGATGCGCTGACCAAATACAAGATGCCTGGCGGCTTTATTGGAGCCATGATTGCAGGGCTTGTTGGTTCCTGGATTGGTGCATATATTCCATTTTTCAGAAGGTTAGGACCTGTTATTGCCGGGATTCCTATTATTCCAACTATACTTGGTGCAGCAATATTTATATTCATACTGGGACTTTTCAGGAAAGGTGCTGAAGAGGTAACCAAATCATAACAATAGTAATAATTGGCTGATAAGGTACAACTCCTTATCAGCCTTTGTTTTTGGTAAGATAGTTTAGACATGTTACCTAAAAGGTTTTTAAAAAGTTTGTTTAAAAAATCAATAGTTTTTGGTCGCAAATAATTGTATAGTCTATATTAGAAGAAAATTTTTGCGAATTTTATATACAATACTATGTAGGAGGTAAAAGAGAAGTGGCAAGTGTAAGATTAAAAGGTGTTTACAAAAGATATCCTGGTGGTGTTACTGCTGTTTCAGATTTTAACCTTGATATTGAAGACAAGGAATTTATAGTTCTGGTTGGTCCGTCTGGTTGTGGTAAAACAACAACTCTTAGAATGATTGCAGGGCTTGAAGAAATTACAGAGGGCGAAATCTATATAGGGGACAGGCTGGTAAATGATGTTCCTCCAAAGGACAGAGATATTGCAATGGTTTTCCAGAACTATGCTTTGTATCCACATATGACTGTATTTGAAAACATGGCATTTGGTCTTAAACTGAGAAAGTTTCCAAAAGATGAGATAAAAAGACGAGTTCATGAAGCTGCAAAAATTCTGGGTATTGAACACCTGCTTGACAGAAAGCCAAAGGCTCTGTCCGGTGGTCAGAGGCAGAGAGTTGCACTTGGACGTGCGATTGTCAGAGAGCCAAAGGTGTTTTTGATGGATGAGCCGCTTTCAAACCTGGACGCAAAACTCAGAGTCCAGATGAGAGCTGAGCTTTCAAAACTTCACAAGAGACTGGGAACAACATTTATTTATGTTACACATGACCAGACAGAAGCTATGACAATGGGTACAAGAATTGTTGTTATGAAAGATGGATTTATCCAGCAGGTAGACACACCGCAGGTATTGTATGAGCAACCTGCAAACTTATTTGTTGCTGGTTTTATTGGTTCACCGCAGATGAACTTCATTGAGTCAAGGATTGAGCAAAAGGACAAGAGCCTTTATGTTGTATTTGGAAACAATGCAATAAAACTTCCGGAAGGAAAGGCTAAAAAGGTTGAAGAGCTTGGCTACGTTGGTAAAGAGGTAATACTGGGTATCAGACCGGAAGATTTACATGATGAGGAGATATTCCTGCAAACAGCTCAGGATGCTGTTGTTGATGCAGATGTTGATGTTGTTGAGATGCTTGGTTCAGAAACACTCCTGTATGTGGTTGTTGAGGGGCTTAACCTCGTTGCAAGAGTTGATCCAAGGTCAAAGGCAAAAAGCGGCGACAGGATCAAACTTGCGTTTGATGTTAATAGAATTCACCTCTTTGATAAAGAGACAGAAAAGGCTATTGTTCACTAAGCAAAAGAAGAAAAAGCCCTTGCCAGGAATTCAATGTGGCAGGGGCTTTTTGTTTTCAAAAACCTTTTACAATTGCAAAGAAAAAAAGTATAATAGATTTATAAAATACTATTATGGAAAAGGGTGAGGTATAGCGTTATGATGACACAGAAGGTTATTGATGTATTGGAGCAGGCAAAGGATATTATAGATGATGAATTCGGATATATAGAAGCTGATGGAAGAGTTGTTTACAGTTCAAATCCACTTTCTCAGAACAGAATCAACACAGTTGCAATTGACATGATAAAGATGGACACCGATCTTGAAATCTTTGAGGGACGCACATATAAAGTTTACAGAGGGCAAACAGACACATATGTGCTGTATATAAACAATACAGAACCACATGCTGAAAAACTTCTGGACATGCTAAACCTTGTTGTGATGAAGGCAAAAGAACCGGCTTCTGCCTATGATAAAAAGCTATTTATAAAGAATCTCCTGTACGACAATATCTTGCCTGGCGAGATTTACACAAAAGCAAGAGAACTTCATATCGCCACAGGTGCTACAAGAGTTGTTTTTGCTATTTATATTCCAAATGCAAAAGAAATCAAGGATATCAACATTGCAGAGATTTTAACAAGTATCTTTCCAAAAAGTACAAAGGATTTCATTATACAACTGGATAATAACATAATTGTTTTCATAAAAGAGTTAAAACCGGGGTCTGGTGACGAAGATGCGTACAAGGTGGCAAGGATTATACTTGATACCCTAAACTCTGAACTTCTTTTGAAAGCATATATTGGGATTGGTTCTGTTGTTGATGATATTAAAGAGCTTTCAATGTCATACAAAGAGGCTGAAGCAGCGCTTAAGATTGGTTATATCTTTGAAAAGGACAAGTATATAGTAAGTTATCATAAGCTTGGGCTTGGAAGGCTTATATATCAAATGCCAACCAAGTTATGTGAGATGTTTTTAGAAGAAGTGTTCAAGGATGTGAAGCTTTCTGACTTTGATCCAGAGCTTATTCAAACTGTTGAAATGTTCTTTGAATGCAATTTGAATGTCTCTGAAACAGCAAGGCAGCTTTACATCCATAGAAATACATTGGTCTACAGGCTTGATAAAATTGAGAGAATGATAGGTCTGGATTTGAGAAAATTTGAAGATGCTATTATCTTCAAGATGGCTATGCTTGTAAATCAGTATCTTGAATATACAAAAGGGAATATCACATTTTAAAAAATATTGCAGGTGAATATAAATGGTAAAATTTATAAATGTGAGCAAAAAGTACCCCAATGGTGTACTTGCGCTCAGTGATGTGACCTTAACAATTGATAAAGGTGAATTTGTCTTTTTAGTAGGTTCAAGTGGAGCGGGTAAATCTACATTAATAAAACTGCTTTTAAAAGAGATTGATCCGACTGAAGGAGAAATAATTGTCGGGGAGTACAATTTAAATAAGCTTCCCAAAAAAGAAATACCTTACTACAGAAGAAAGATTGGCATTGTATTTCAGGATTTTAGACTTCTGCCAAACAAAACAGTATACGAAAATGTTGAATTTGCAATGCAAATAACAGGAGCACCTTCAAAGCTTATCAGAAGGCAGGTCCCTTTTGTACTGTCTCTTGTTGGGCTTGCGCACAAGGCAAAGTGTTACCCGCATGAGCTGTCCGGTGGTGAGCAGCAGCGGGTTGCCTTGGCGCGAGCAATTGTCAACAAGCCCACTTTACTGATTGCTGATGAGCCAACCGGGAATCTCGACCCTGATACCTCATGGGAGATAATGAAACTTTTGGAGGATATAAATAAAAGAGGAACAACAGTGCTGGTTGCAACACATGCAAAAGAAATTGTGGATAGCATGAGAAAAAGAGTTGTTGCAATTGACAGAGGTAAAATTGTTAAAGACCAACCCAAAGGAGTCTACAGCTATGAGGCTTCAGACGCTCAAGTACTTTTGCAAAGATGGATTTAAGAATATATTTTTGAACAAAACTATGGCTGCTGCTTCTATTTCAATTGTGGTGGCAGCCTTAACTGTAGTTGGTATATTCATTGCAGTGGGGATCAATTTGAACTACATTGCTCAGCAAATAGAGAAAACTGTTGATATAAGAGTAATTCTTCAAAAAGGACAGGAAGATAAAGTTCCTGTAATTGAAGAGTTTTTAAGAAAGAATGCTTATATTCGAAATTTTGATTATATAAGTCCTGAGATGGCACTTGAAGATTTCAAAAAAAAGCTTGGGAAAAATTCCTTTCTTTTAGAAGGTCTTGAAAAGGATAATCCGTTGCGGGGCTATTTTATTGTAAGGCCTGTAAAGTTAGAATATACAAAGGATCTTGCAAAGCAGCTGGAAGCTTTAGAAGGAGTTGCACAGGTTTATTTCCCCTCTCAGACAGTTGATAGGTTAAAGGGGATAATAAGAGTACTCAATGTACTTTGTATAGCGTTAATTTTAGGACTGTACATAATAGCAATATTTATAATAGCAAATACCATAAAGATTACCCTTTTTGCAAGAAGAAGAGAAATTTCAATAATGCGATATATTGGTGCGACAAATAGGTTTATAAGTGGTCCTTTTGTAGTGGAAGGTTTTATAATTGGAATACTGGGAGCAACTTTTGCATATGCTATAGTGCTTCTGATATATCACTACTCGATAAAATATCTTTCAGAGACAATTACATTTGTAGACTTTGTCAATATTTCGATGTATAAATACAAGATATTGGGGCTGTTTATTTTAACTGGGAGTACGGTTGGTATTCTGGGCAGTATAATTTCTTTGAGAAGATATTTAAAAGTTTAGGTCAACCTCTTTTTCTTTTTTAAGAGGGGGTTTTCTATTTTGTTTAAAAAGAGCAGTTTCTTAGTGCTGTTTTTGGTTTTTGTTTTAATTTTTGAAGTTGCTGTATCCGACACATTAAGGGATTATCAGAACAAGCTAAAGTCGGTTGAAAAGGACAAAAAGGTAACTCAGAAAAAGATTGTGGAAATAAAAAACAGGCAACAACAGCTGCTTGACCAAATAGATGAAATTGATAAAAAGATTGACAGAACAAAAAATCAGATTGAGTTTTTAAAGAACAATATTCTCATTGTGGAGAACAAAATTAAAAATACTGTAAAGCAGCTTCAAATTCAGCAAGCCAAAAAGGAGGCATATTATCAGAAGTTTAAAGATAGAATCAGGGCAATATATGAGATGAACAACGTCTCGGTTTCGTACGTAGAGATCTTGCTTGATTCAAAAAATCTTTCAGATTTTTTTACAAGAATGTATCTTTTTAACGATATAATTGAGTATGATAAGCAAATACTAAATGAGTATACTAAGACTATTGAGGAAATAAAAAAGAAAAAGACAGAGCTGGTTTTGCTAAAACAGGATTTAAATGAAAAAAAGAAAGAGCTTGAAGTAAATCAGTATTCACTTATTGCTGAGCAACAGGAAAAGAAGAAACTGTTGACTTACCTTGAAAAAGAACAGAACAGGTTGGAGAAGATACTTGATGAACTGGAAGAGATTTCTAATGAACTTTCTAAAAAGATAAAGGAAATCCTGGCAAAACAGAAAACAAAACGAATATATTCAGGTGGTAAACTTTTGTGGCCAGTTGATGGCTACTATGATATAACCTCCTATTTTGGAATGAGATTTCATCCTATTTTGAAGAAAAACAAGATGCACACAGGGATAGACATTGGTGCACCTTATAATGCAAGGGTTTTAGCAGCAGCTGATGGTGATGTGATTTTAGCCGGTTGGATTTCTGGATATGGAAAAACCATTATTTTGGACAATGGAAGTGGTATAAGTACGCTTTATGCGCATCTTTCCTCAATAAATGTTTCTGTTGGGCAAAAGGTGAAGAGAGGCGAATGCATAGGCAATGTAGGTTCAACGGGGTATTCAACAGGTCCACACCTTCATTTTGAAGTGAGAATAAACGGAGATGTTGTTGACCCATTGAATTATCTGAAATAAGGAGCGAAGGTAAGCATGAAAAAAAGACTCAATACCATAGCAATAATTGTGATAACTGCGCTGGCAACATATATTTTTACAACGTATCTTTATTTTGGAAGTCCATTTTATGCTAACAACCCGGTAACAAATCCTAAACTTTCTAAAGTGATTGGACTTTTGAAAAAGTACTATTATGAGCCAAAGGATATTACAGATCAGAAGTTGATAGATGGCGCAATTGATGGAATTGCTGCAAGTGTAAATGATCCTTACACCGAATACTTTACAAAAAAGGAATTTGAGGAATTTATGATACAAAGCAAGGGAACATACTTTGGAATAGGTGTTACCATAGAGCCAGGCGAACATTATATTGAAGTTGTAAATTCGTTTGAAGGTTCACCTGCATATAAGGCAGGTATTAAACCGGGTGACAAGATTATAAGAGTAAATGGGATTAGCTTAACTTCGAAAGATATAGAAAAAGCAGTGAGTCTTATGAGAGGACCGAAAGGTACGCCTGTTACTGTTACAATTCTTCGAGAGGGGAATTCAAAACCAGTAGATTTAAAGATACTCAGAGACGAAATAAAAATAAAGACAGTGAGCACCAGAATTTTTAACAATATCATCGGGTATATAAAAATAACAAACTTTGATGAAAATACCCCGCAGGATTTTATGGATGCATATGATAAGCTCAAAAGTAGCGGATGCAGAGCTTTGATTATTGATCTCAGATTTAACCCGGGTGGGCTTTTGGAGTCTGTGGTTGATGTTGCAAGCAACTTTCTCAAAAAAGGGCAGCTCATAGTCTATCTTAAAGATAGATACAATAACAAGCAGTATTTTAAATCATATAAAAATGGCGATACTGTAACACCTCTTGTTGTATTGACAAATAAATATTCAGCTTCGGCGTCAGAAATTTTAGCAGGATGTTTAAAGGACCAAAAAAGAGCCA
The Caldicellulosiruptor morganii DNA segment above includes these coding regions:
- a CDS encoding thiamine diphosphokinase — encoded protein: MRAVIISSGNVEDRGFYEEYIENADFLVCCDGGANIAYKYNFLPDLIVGDFDSVDGSVLEYFRNKNVKILEYPCEKDKTDTQIAVEILAEKGFDEIVMLSCTGKRIDHVLANITLLYYLLERNISSFIVDRNNMITMTKDKIKIEGKKGCILSLLPYTKTVRGISTKGLYYVLKDGSMEFGNPYGISNVIIEDEAIVEVKEGVLLVILSND
- a CDS encoding ABC transporter ATP-binding protein; the encoded protein is MASVRLKGVYKRYPGGVTAVSDFNLDIEDKEFIVLVGPSGCGKTTTLRMIAGLEEITEGEIYIGDRLVNDVPPKDRDIAMVFQNYALYPHMTVFENMAFGLKLRKFPKDEIKRRVHEAAKILGIEHLLDRKPKALSGGQRQRVALGRAIVREPKVFLMDEPLSNLDAKLRVQMRAELSKLHKRLGTTFIYVTHDQTEAMTMGTRIVVMKDGFIQQVDTPQVLYEQPANLFVAGFIGSPQMNFIESRIEQKDKSLYVVFGNNAIKLPEGKAKKVEELGYVGKEVILGIRPEDLHDEEIFLQTAQDAVVDADVDVVEMLGSETLLYVVVEGLNLVARVDPRSKAKSGDRIKLAFDVNRIHLFDKETEKAIVH
- a CDS encoding murein hydrolase activator EnvC family protein, whose protein sequence is MFKKSSFLVLFLVFVLIFEVAVSDTLRDYQNKLKSVEKDKKVTQKKIVEIKNRQQQLLDQIDEIDKKIDRTKNQIEFLKNNILIVENKIKNTVKQLQIQQAKKEAYYQKFKDRIRAIYEMNNVSVSYVEILLDSKNLSDFFTRMYLFNDIIEYDKQILNEYTKTIEEIKKKKTELVLLKQDLNEKKKELEVNQYSLIAEQQEKKKLLTYLEKEQNRLEKILDELEEISNELSKKIKEILAKQKTKRIYSGGKLLWPVDGYYDITSYFGMRFHPILKKNKMHTGIDIGAPYNARVLAAADGDVILAGWISGYGKTIILDNGSGISTLYAHLSSINVSVGQKVKRGECIGNVGSTGYSTGPHLHFEVRINGDVVDPLNYLK
- a CDS encoding S41 family peptidase, producing the protein MKKRLNTIAIIVITALATYIFTTYLYFGSPFYANNPVTNPKLSKVIGLLKKYYYEPKDITDQKLIDGAIDGIAASVNDPYTEYFTKKEFEEFMIQSKGTYFGIGVTIEPGEHYIEVVNSFEGSPAYKAGIKPGDKIIRVNGISLTSKDIEKAVSLMRGPKGTPVTVTILREGNSKPVDLKILRDEIKIKTVSTRIFNNIIGYIKITNFDENTPQDFMDAYDKLKSSGCRALIIDLRFNPGGLLESVVDVASNFLKKGQLIVYLKDRYNNKQYFKSYKNGDTVTPLVVLTNKYSASASEILAGCLKDQKRARIVGEKTFGKGVVQQIFELGDGSAIKITVSQYLLPSGSYIHKKGIKPDIQVLQPKEYQDKINVPLDKDLQLKKAIEILKSSI
- a CDS encoding PucR family transcriptional regulator, translated to MMTQKVIDVLEQAKDIIDDEFGYIEADGRVVYSSNPLSQNRINTVAIDMIKMDTDLEIFEGRTYKVYRGQTDTYVLYINNTEPHAEKLLDMLNLVVMKAKEPASAYDKKLFIKNLLYDNILPGEIYTKARELHIATGATRVVFAIYIPNAKEIKDINIAEILTSIFPKSTKDFIIQLDNNIIVFIKELKPGSGDEDAYKVARIILDTLNSELLLKAYIGIGSVVDDIKELSMSYKEAEAALKIGYIFEKDKYIVSYHKLGLGRLIYQMPTKLCEMFLEEVFKDVKLSDFDPELIQTVEMFFECNLNVSETARQLYIHRNTLVYRLDKIERMIGLDLRKFEDAIIFKMAMLVNQYLEYTKGNITF
- the ftsE gene encoding cell division ATP-binding protein FtsE — its product is MVKFINVSKKYPNGVLALSDVTLTIDKGEFVFLVGSSGAGKSTLIKLLLKEIDPTEGEIIVGEYNLNKLPKKEIPYYRRKIGIVFQDFRLLPNKTVYENVEFAMQITGAPSKLIRRQVPFVLSLVGLAHKAKCYPHELSGGEQQRVALARAIVNKPTLLIADEPTGNLDPDTSWEIMKLLEDINKRGTTVLVATHAKEIVDSMRKRVVAIDRGKIVKDQPKGVYSYEASDAQVLLQRWI
- a CDS encoding GlsB/YeaQ/YmgE family stress response membrane protein, producing MIGFIMTLIVAAIAGYIGDALTKYKMPGGFIGAMIAGLVGSWIGAYIPFFRRLGPVIAGIPIIPTILGAAIFIFILGLFRKGAEEVTKS
- the ftsX gene encoding permease-like cell division protein FtsX, which gives rise to MRLQTLKYFCKDGFKNIFLNKTMAAASISIVVAALTVVGIFIAVGINLNYIAQQIEKTVDIRVILQKGQEDKVPVIEEFLRKNAYIRNFDYISPEMALEDFKKKLGKNSFLLEGLEKDNPLRGYFIVRPVKLEYTKDLAKQLEALEGVAQVYFPSQTVDRLKGIIRVLNVLCIALILGLYIIAIFIIANTIKITLFARRREISIMRYIGATNRFISGPFVVEGFIIGILGATFAYAIVLLIYHYSIKYLSETITFVDFVNISMYKYKILGLFILTGSTVGILGSIISLRRYLKV